In one window of Burkholderia cenocepacia DNA:
- a CDS encoding ArsR/SmtB family transcription factor — translation MTDQDDHHFPGLSRIGALIADPGRAAMLWVLMDGSARPAGELTMIAGLSPSAASAHLARLTEGGLLALDVRGRHRYYRIASADIAASLEALANVARAAAPHRPVPPPSRAVPAELRYARTCYDHMAGELAVRIFDGLTARGWLLANGDAIDTTELGTQALAQWGIDVAQQRARRRRFACGCLDWSERRSHLGGALGAALLDSFCAHGWIERAARPRVLHVTVPGQQVFDAWLTSA, via the coding sequence ATGACTGACCAAGACGACCACCATTTTCCGGGCCTGAGCCGCATCGGCGCGCTGATCGCCGATCCGGGCCGCGCCGCGATGCTGTGGGTGCTGATGGACGGCAGCGCACGGCCGGCCGGCGAGCTGACGATGATCGCGGGGCTGTCGCCGTCCGCGGCCAGCGCGCACCTCGCGCGCCTGACCGAAGGCGGCCTGCTGGCCCTCGACGTGCGCGGCCGGCATCGCTACTACCGCATTGCGTCGGCCGACATCGCGGCCTCGCTCGAAGCGCTGGCGAACGTCGCCCGCGCGGCCGCGCCGCATCGCCCGGTTCCGCCGCCGTCGCGCGCGGTCCCGGCCGAACTGCGCTACGCACGTACCTGCTACGACCACATGGCCGGCGAACTCGCGGTACGCATCTTCGACGGCCTCACCGCGCGCGGCTGGCTGCTCGCCAACGGCGACGCGATCGACACCACCGAGCTCGGCACGCAGGCACTCGCGCAATGGGGCATCGACGTCGCGCAGCAACGCGCGCGCCGACGCCGCTTCGCGTGCGGCTGTCTCGACTGGAGCGAACGGCGCTCGCATCTCGGCGGCGCCCTCGGCGCGGCGCTGCTCGACAGCTTCTGCGCCCACGGCTGGATCGAACGCGCTGCCCGCCCGCGCGTGCTGCACGTCACGGTGCCCGGGCAGCAGGTTTTCGACGCGTGGCTTACGTCCGCTTGA
- a CDS encoding thymidylate synthase — MKQYLDLVRTILDTGTWQENRTGIRTISMPGAMLRFDLQQGFPAVTTKKLAFKSAIGELVGFLRASRSAADFRALGCKVWDANANENAQWLANPYRQGVDDLGDVYGVQWRQWPGYKVLDANADAQIADATRRGFRIVTRFDEDGAPKVLLYKAIDQLRQCLDTIMENPSDRRILFHAWNPAVLDQIALPACHLLYQFLPNATKREISLCLYIRSNDVGLGTPFNLTEGAALLSLVGRLTGYTPRWFTYFIGDAHIYENQLDMLQQQLTREPYESPRLEIAERVPEYAKTGVYAPEWLEQVEPSDFSLVGYRHHEPLTAPMAV, encoded by the coding sequence ATGAAACAGTATCTCGATCTCGTTCGTACCATTCTCGATACCGGCACCTGGCAGGAGAACCGCACGGGAATCCGCACCATCAGCATGCCGGGCGCGATGCTGCGCTTCGACCTGCAGCAAGGCTTCCCGGCCGTGACGACCAAGAAGCTCGCGTTCAAGTCCGCGATCGGCGAGCTGGTCGGCTTCCTGCGTGCGTCGCGCAGCGCGGCCGATTTCCGCGCGCTCGGCTGCAAGGTGTGGGATGCGAACGCGAACGAGAACGCGCAGTGGCTCGCGAACCCGTATCGCCAGGGCGTCGACGATCTGGGCGACGTCTACGGTGTGCAATGGCGCCAGTGGCCGGGCTACAAGGTGCTCGATGCGAACGCCGACGCGCAGATCGCCGATGCGACGCGCCGCGGCTTCCGGATCGTCACGCGTTTCGACGAAGACGGCGCGCCGAAGGTGCTGCTGTACAAGGCGATCGACCAGCTGCGCCAGTGCCTGGACACGATCATGGAGAACCCGTCCGATCGCCGCATCCTGTTTCACGCGTGGAATCCGGCCGTGCTCGACCAGATCGCGCTGCCCGCGTGCCATTTGCTGTACCAGTTCCTGCCGAACGCGACGAAGCGCGAGATCTCGCTGTGCCTGTACATCCGCAGCAACGACGTCGGCCTCGGCACGCCGTTCAACCTGACGGAAGGGGCCGCGCTGCTGTCGCTCGTCGGCCGGCTGACGGGCTATACGCCGCGCTGGTTCACGTATTTCATCGGCGACGCGCACATCTACGAGAACCAGCTCGACATGCTGCAGCAGCAGCTCACGCGCGAGCCGTACGAAAGCCCGCGGCTCGAGATTGCCGAGCGCGTGCCCGAGTACGCGAAGACGGGCGTCTATGCGCCGGAATGGCTGGAGCAGGTCGAGCCGTCCGATTTCTCGCTCGTCGGCTATCGGCACCATGAGCCGTTGACCGCGCCGATGGCGGTCTGA